The following coding sequences lie in one Corynebacterium anserum genomic window:
- a CDS encoding EsaB/YukD family protein has protein sequence MLAVSISVPSTGTIINAAVADHVPVAELIPHLVEQETTIEPGQHWVLTRALTAIRPEQSLIDAGVRPGERLTLDLAHVPAPQPEAIEELSGPIRGNYGVWIMAGIAALLSWHSAPLFHPTTSHGAAAWGLPTGQVMSNPTVLISSVLTTLCGFACAAGSLYDKKYTYIAAIIGFGIGLNINVLGACVCAALLVWRAGIARIATVTLTVFAAINIHPGLTLIVALIALAYSGQLSVGIAGITLPKVPATGLFQETTSSRAGSIVTVHSTLVISFCAVILACFYQLIPWGTEPNGWLIALALAVAGCGASARGTRPIHASAMLITSALLILWISLHVPWGIAGLALVGLPAVRITSPMLGRLIDLLEALAFTVAIPLALYTTGIFTIIRGIG, from the coding sequence ATGCTGGCCGTCAGCATTTCCGTGCCATCAACGGGCACGATCATCAACGCAGCAGTAGCAGACCATGTACCGGTCGCTGAGCTCATTCCACACCTTGTGGAGCAGGAAACGACAATTGAACCAGGGCAACACTGGGTACTCACACGCGCTTTAACGGCAATTCGCCCGGAACAATCCCTTATCGACGCCGGAGTGCGTCCCGGCGAGCGTCTCACTCTCGATCTCGCACACGTTCCTGCACCGCAACCAGAAGCCATCGAAGAGCTCTCCGGACCTATTCGCGGCAACTACGGAGTATGGATTATGGCGGGTATTGCAGCCTTATTGAGTTGGCATTCCGCACCGTTATTTCATCCCACCACATCACACGGCGCCGCAGCCTGGGGTCTGCCCACTGGCCAAGTCATGAGCAATCCCACTGTCCTCATTTCCTCAGTATTGACTACGCTCTGTGGCTTTGCGTGTGCAGCTGGATCTCTCTATGACAAGAAATACACCTACATTGCCGCCATAATTGGTTTCGGTATAGGTCTCAATATCAATGTTTTAGGTGCATGCGTCTGCGCTGCACTGCTTGTGTGGCGAGCAGGCATTGCACGAATCGCCACCGTTACGCTCACGGTATTTGCGGCCATCAACATCCATCCCGGGCTCACACTGATCGTGGCGCTCATAGCCCTCGCCTATTCAGGTCAACTCTCGGTGGGAATCGCTGGCATCACCCTACCTAAAGTCCCTGCTACAGGCCTATTTCAGGAAACGACAAGCTCCCGCGCTGGGTCCATCGTTACCGTGCATTCCACGCTCGTTATCAGCTTCTGTGCAGTCATACTGGCGTGCTTCTACCAGCTCATCCCATGGGGCACTGAACCTAACGGTTGGTTAATAGCCTTGGCCCTCGCCGTGGCCGGCTGCGGAGCAAGCGCTCGAGGTACACGGCCCATCCATGCATCAGCAATGCTCATAACCTCCGCGCTTCTCATTCTATGGATCTCGTTGCATGTTCCCTGGGGCATTGCAGGCCTGGCGCTGGTCGGTCTACCCGCTGTACGTATTACGTCACCGATGCTCGGCCGCCTCATTGATTTATTGGAAGCCCTAGCTTTTACCGTCGCTATTCCCCTCGCCTTATACACGACGGGTATTTTCACCATCATCAGGGGGATTGGATAA